Proteins encoded in a region of the Trypanosoma brucei gambiense DAL972 chromosome 11, complete sequence genome:
- a CDS encoding 2-oxoglutarate dehydrogenase subunit, putative: MMRRAFTRGACAAQSFSMVRFYTDAKTVRQPHRYDQAITAENEVYIEQLLKQYEQNPREVDGSWIPILEKLRSGSLDAPLVQDFTRPVKDASKSDSERRQSMGITWMVTAYERYGHHYAKVNPLRSEQDVESDRRDLLNLHYSSFGFTDQDLTKVFPVDIGGGLKEAFGENVKEATLQQIVEKLQMMYCGSIGFEFLLTEGDDVRHWFHKEILKTFEPLSKEERIHILDDVVKSCGFETFIQLKYGTQLRFGLDGAEALVPAVIALMQEASDLGVTSFVQGMPHRGRLNLLANVKVKPLTDILAEFEGKTHRNAIARLGDNKYHLGADRQIELRNGKVINFDLLCNPSHLEAMNPLVLGKARARMVVEKDSECVRTLPIIAHGDAAISGLGMGHETMGLWDLDNYRVGGTVHIITNNQVGFTTDSVDARRAKYCSDISKIHTTPVLHVNSNDVEACVRAARIAARFRQTFHRDIIIDLIGYRRNGHNEADFPDFTQPQMYQIVRSLRPLVDLYSDTLVEEGVLTKEDVKAKKKEYESRLREAYETAQSCPEYTKVIPNLREDAGNASEGYDLAAEKEANLPKAVETGVDIEVLRRVGLHVTTIPSEVKKVHPVVERTYAARKKAIESGEGAEWCLAEMLAFGATALEGTHVRLAGEDVERGTFTQRHAAVTDLETNKKYIPLCSLSEDQALVTICNSSLSEFGVSGFELGYNAVNPHTLGMWEAQFGDFANGAQVIFDQFLCCGEEKWNAKYSLVLSLPHGYSGAGPEHSSARIERYLQLCSDTDVVPHNFRRGCPLQLLEARIQRFNWQVCYPSTPANYFHVLRRQVRRGDPKPLVVFFSKARLRAPNVSSLSEMSTGTSFKPVIDTAVNDEVIARKVLFCTGQIESIVDDRRKKLQAEKPGVHDDVVLVKLEQLSPFPWEQVADVLEKYHGRNPNVQFAWLQEEPKNMGSWAYVRPRLQRLLRHLGMAGSSDFLPYVGRVTAASPSTGYATVHAEEEAEIIRQALA; the protein is encoded by the coding sequence ATGATGCGCCGTGCCTTTACGCGGGGTGCATGCGCAGCTCAGTCGTTCAGCATGGTACGCTTTTATACGGATGCCAAAACTGTTCGGCAGCCGCACCGCTACGACCAGGCAATCACCGCTGAGAACGAAGTATACATTGAACAGCTGCTCAAACAATACGAACAGAACCCGCGCGAAGTGGACGGCAGTTGGATACCAATTCTTGAGAAACTGCGTAGCGGCTCTCTGGATGCACCTCTCGTGCAGGACTTCACCCGACCGGTGAAAGATGCCTCAAAAAGTGACAGCGAGCGTAGGCAAAGCATGGGCATTACTTGGATGGTTACGGCATATGAAAGGTATGGTCATCACTACGCCAAAGTGAATCCTCTCAGGAGTGAGCAAGATGTGGAAAGTGACCGAAGGGACTTGTTAAATCTTCACTACTCCAGCTTCGGCTTCACAGATCAAGACCTTACCAAGGTGTTTCCTGTAGATATTGGTGGTGGCTTAAAGGAGGCTTTTGGTGAGAAtgtgaaggaagcaactctGCAGCAAATAGTGGAGAAGCTACAGATGATGTACTGCGGTTCCATTGGATTTGAGTTTCTACTAACTGAGGGTGATGACGTCCGTCATTGGTTTCACAAAGAAATCTTGAAAACGTTTGAACCCCTTAGCAAGGAAGAACGTATTCACATTTTAGACGACGTGGTGAAAAGTTGTGGCTTTGAAACCTTCATTCAGCTCAAGTATGGGACGCAGTTGCGTTTCGGTCTTGACGGTGCAGAGGCTCTTGTTCCTGCTGTAATTGCATTGATGCAAGAAGCCAGCGACCTCGGCGTCACGTCATTTGTCCAGGGCATGCCCCACCGCGGCCGTTTGAACCTTTTAGCCAATGTGAAGGTAAAGCCGCTAACCGACATACTAGCTGAATTCGAAGGGAAGACACACCGAAATGCGATCGCTCGTCTCGGTGATAACAAATATCACCTGGGAGCAGACAGACAAATTGAATTGCGCAACGGCAAAGTTATTAACTTTGATTTACTGTGCAATCCCTCCCATTTGGAGGCCATGAATCCCCTGGTTCTTGGCAAAGCGCGCGCACGCATGGTGGTCGAGAAGGACTCTGAGTGCGTCAGGACCCTCCCCATCATTGCACACGGTGACGCCGCCATATCTGGTTTGGGAATGGGCCACGAGACCATGGGTCTATGGGATCTTGATAACTACCGTGTCGGTGGTACCGTCCACATCATTACGAATAACCAAGTGGGCTTCACAACCGACTCGGTTGATGCTCGAAGGGCAAAGTATTGCAGTGACATTTCAAAAATACACACCACACCCGTGTTGCACGTAAATAGCAACGATGTTGAGGCGTGTGTTCGCGCGGCGCGCATCGCGGCACGTTTCAGGCAGACGTTCCACCGTGATATTATCATTGATCTTATCGGTTACCGACGAAATGGTCACAATGAAGCAGATTTCCCCGATTTTACCCAGCCGCAAATGTACCAAATCGTTCGATCGCTTCGACCGCTGGTTGACCTTTACTCCGATACGCTGGTGGAGGAGGGTGTTCTAACAAAGGAAGATGTTaaggcaaagaagaaggaatacGAATCACGACTGCGTGAAGCCTACGAAACTGCGCAGAGCTGTCCAGAGTACACAAAGGTGATCCCTAATTTAAGGGAAGATGCGGGGAATGCGAGCGAAGGCTACGATCTTGCGGCTGAGAAGGAGGCAAACCTCCCAAAGGCAGTTGAAACGGGTGTCGACATTGAAGTACTACGCCGAGTTGGTTTGCACGTCACAACAATACCAAGCGAGGTAAAGAAGGTTCACCCCGTTGTGGAGCGTACATACGCGGCACGGAAGAAGGCTATTGAATCCGGTGAAGGTGCCGAATGGTGTTTGGCTGAGATGCTGGCGTTTGGAGCCACGGCGTTGGAAGGAACACATGTGCGGTTGGCGGGGGAGGATGTTGAGCGGGGAACTTTCACTCAGCGCCATGCCGCGGTAACAGACTTggagacaaacaaaaagtacaTACCGTTGTGTAGTCTGAGCGAAGACCAGGCGCTCGTCACGATATGCAACAGCAGTCTTTCCGAGTTCGGTGTGTCAGGCTTCGAATTGGGCTACAATGCCGTGAATCCACACACCCTGGGCATGTGGGAAGCGCAATTCGGCGACTTCGCGAATGGCGCCCAGGTTATTTTTGACCAATTCTTATGTTGTGgcgaagaaaaatggaatgCCAAATACAGCCTCGTCTTGTCACTCCCGCACGGTTACTCTGGTGCGGGTCCCGAACACAGTTCGGCCCGCATTGAGCGGTACCTGCAACTGTGCAGCGATACTGACGTGGTACCACACAACTTTCGTCGTGGCTGCCCACTCCAACTGCTGGAGGCCCGCATCCAACGTTTCAACTGGCAGGTCTGTTATCCCAGCACACCTGCAAACTACTTCCATGTTCTCCGCCGTCAAGTGCGGCGGGGAGACCCCAAGccacttgttgttttcttctcaAAGGCGCGACTTCGTGCCCCTAATGTTTCATCTCTCAGTGAGATGTCTACGGGTACGTCATTTAAGCCAGTCATCGACACCGCTGTGAACGACGAGGTTATTGCTCGCAAGGTTCTCTTCTGTACTGGTCAGATTGAGAGCATCGTGGATGATCGCCGAAAGAAGCTTCAAGCGGAAAAGCCAGGCGTTCACGACGATGTTGTACTGGTCAAGTTGGAACAGCTCTCACCATTTCCGTGGGAACAAGTGGCCGATGTATTGGAAAAGTATCACGGTCGGAACCCGAACGTCCAGTTTGCGTGGTTGCAGGAGGAACCAAAGAACATGGGTTCATGGGCGTATGTGCGGCCGCGCCTTCAAAGACTGCTCAGACACTTGGGAATGGCGGGGTCAAGTGATTTCTTGCCATATGTCGGACGCGTGACAGCGGCCTCACCATCCACCGGATACGCCACCGTTCACGCTGAGGAGGAGGCAGAAATCATCAGGCAGGCGCTGGCGTAA
- a CDS encoding phosphatidylinositol (3,5) kinase, putative: MRSALPERALWVDDQYATRCRGCDAPFTLLRRRHHCRHCGQIFCSDCLATTHTTTAGRIITDKIATMVGLRVDESHKICHECDRIVRKRRFVKRYIGQPAMIANETSLHHTDETSAPKLSESPPTPNPSEEHLDVAASSGEMMPTKLEATLSSSIDEKCNEKDENMMATTKLAPVPLESEQPPTEEIPTHPETPKEREISYSLAELPLYSRNSMTVWIERLRREAQGRKWDGAARPPKPLSNRCVFKAEPKAKFTVLEAAEGPTASMATVFTAPVAQEELQKLEQEVSFHLIKRASRHFMSEEVLSSGGALDKVEWVAGLCDLAWRVVSQTLVVPREHVLAHLDVICVPGGSLSETKIIPGVAFLQTVAFRQMRTTVKLPRILLLAGDVGVAVKPLTDLTEYIGSCEGYLDKQYQRIKLWNPSVIVVEGRMHHYLLDRIQRESDITLVLQAGKAALHRLSRCCSASIIRDLQYVSGMDVSDPSALGTCDTFQLIQIGGKNICAFSGLRMPSFTTVLLRGGEGGQLDAAKRILVNCAITAYHLALQAHCFADFGIGMCPEYNPDGVAGDEEGREENRRLPSPCGNLAASNLHDHVECMTFISSSPRDEDLAATLSMNIAIKYPDDVTNMDPRYTKLVTDCLEVGTALLDTAAGDDPAGVTPMSSMISNVHQHFESFSFYSDADETLREYLTARAREGDGTRLIVHGNKRVWVTVKANASSGSRTNALGSRAFSGLGTTSQSLKLAQPCGSLQLGEKLENYSWTLPLRTEAICKHCMQDVTSNFNTAPMEPCSVHTLNISWGAFLEFLIYTSPSVVMTCGHRMCESSFLSFTLFPYSTAEVAVSIRVEELPVYDIIPPSMTMPLCADVVSMYYHHEFEELRQCVAQTIAIVQTALSPQMSQQVGMANQAKNAKQTFSQLLSSRNCITDANTTNVTEERGRSLLKQAEDLIGRLSSLQSTEGLTQVRCGEMAELIIDTQDWFAAYVALLERRGGKVSSLVDTLNLDCTSWALDMARSYCVRPDEPSSFLAVALRAIGIWSESSQDSFRSDLAPCGGYCPAPFADAYAEDIELTAVGEEVQKESMEKTVEFVLGVSPSNPTDASSPFAAICSVSDALEVLGEGVTKTKATFKHVVDCFYPWDKGETFRATVEVMFPTHFAALQYLYTEGKVEELMLSLSRCRAFKPQGGKTNSDFFITLDGRFLLKQIKQAELLHFAEFGPRYFTQLRKVYSRAIRSGVRVGSVPFGCSLGKVLGLFSLHVKGRKRLSDSSTEARFFVVMESVFYSRQPDVMYDLKGSQRNRVAREGSVVLLDQDLAKILCRGSFFFCSGETKNLFMDSITCDAHLLATSSIMDYSLIVGVDHTTRQLYVGIIDYLHPYTGAKAIESKVKAGLETVLGGQGRDPTIIDPPSYRERFTRWLGDCVFSVPTKRLAVPWVTGREGKSGDSCSLA, translated from the coding sequence atGCGCAGTGCGCTTCCAGAACGAGCCCTGTGGGTTGACGACCAGTACGCAACGCGTTGTCGTGGGTGTGATGCTCCTTTCACATTACTTCGCCGCCGTCACCACTGCCGACACTGTGGACAGATATTCTGCAGCGACTGTTTAGCAACTACCCATACGACTACTGCAGGCCGTATAATCACCGATAAAATAGCAACGATGGTGGGCCTGCGTGTGGATGAGTCCCACAAAATATGTCACGAGTGTGATCGCATTGTCCGCAAGCGCCGCTTCGTTAAGCGCTACATAGGGCAACCGGCAATGATTGCAAATGAGACATCTTTACATCACACAGATGAAACATCGGCACCAAAGCTTTCTGAATCACCGCCGACCCCAAACCCAAGTGAAGAGCACCTCGATGTCGCAGCTTCAAGTGGAGAGATGATGCCGACTAAGTTAGAGGCAACGCTCTCTTCCTCCATAGACGAAAAGTGCAATGAGAAGGATGAGAATAtgatggcaacaacaaaattggCACCAGTGCCGCTTGAATCGGAGCAACCGCCCACGGAGGAAATTCCGACCCACCCCGAAACCCCGAAAGAGCGGGAGATCAGCTATAGCCTCGCAGAACTTCCGCTATACAGCCGCAACAGCATGACTGTGTGGATTGAGAGGTTACGGAGGGAGGCTCAGGGTCGCAAGTGGGACGGAGCCGCACGACCTCCAAAACCGTTAAGTAACCGTTGTGTTTTCAAAGCGGAACCCAAAGCCAAGTTCACCGTCCTGGAAGCCGCGGAGGGCCCCACCGCCTCAATGGCCACCGTTTTTACAGCACCTGTTGCTCAGGAAGAATTGCAGAAACTCGAACAGGAGGTGTCGTTTCACCTCATTAAACGTGCCTCGCGTCACTTTATGAGTGAGGAGGTGCTATCGTCGGGGGGGGCCTTGGATAAGGTGGAGTGGGTTGCTGGATTATGCGATTTAGCATGGCGTGTGGTGTCGCAAACCCTTGTCGTCCCTCGTGAACATGTACTTGCGCACTTGGACGTAATTTGTGTACCCGGAGGGTCGCTTTCTGAAACGAAAATCATTCCCGGGGTGGCCTTTCTGCAGACGGTGGCGTTTAGGCAAATGAGGACTACAGTAAAGCTCCCCCGTATTTTGCTCTTGGCGGGAGATGTGGGTGTTGCCGTGAAGCCACTGACAGACCTTACGGAATACATTGGAAGTTGTGAGGGCTATTTGGACAAGCAGTACCAACGTATTAAACTGTGGAACCCCTCGGTGATTGTCGTAGAGGGAAGGATGCATCACTACCTGTTGGACAGGATTCAGAGGGAATCAGATATCACACTTGTTCTTCAGGCTGGGAAAGCGGCACTCCATCGGTTGTCGCGCTGCTGCAGTGCAAGCATCATAAGGGACTTGCAGTACGTGAGTGGTATGGATGTTAGTGATCCCTCCGCGTTGGGAACCTGTGACACTTTTCAGCTTATCCAAATAGGGGGTAAAAATATTTGTGCATTTAGTGGACTTCGAATGCCATCTTTTACAACCGTGCTATTACGCGGAGGTGAGGGGGGGCAGTTGGATGCTGCTAAACGGATACTGGTTAATTGTGCCATAACAGCGTACCACCTTGCGCTCCAAGCGCACTGCTTCGCTGATTTCGGAATCGGGATGTGTCCAGAGTACAACCCCGATGGTGTAGCTGGCGATGAGGAGGGACGCGAGGAGAACCGGAGATTGCCATCGCCATGTGGAAACTTGGCTGCTTCgaaccttcacgatcacgtGGAGTGCATGACGTTTATTTCATCTTCCCCACGGGACGAGGACCTTGCGGCAACGCTATCGATGAATATTGCTATTAAATACCCAGATGACGTAACCAACATGGACCCGAGGTACACCAAGTTGGTGACTGATTGTCTCGAAGTCGGCACTGCCTTGCTCGACACGGCTGCAGGTGATGATCCGGCTGGGGTAACACCGATGTCGTCTATGATCTCTAACGTCCACCAGCATTTTgagtcattttctttttacagcGATGCCGATGAAACGCTTCGTGAATACCTAACTGCTCGAGCCAGAGAGGGTGACGGCACGCGCCTCATTGTTCATGGAAATAAGCGTGTCTGGGTAACGGTAAAAGCAAATgcaagcagcggcagcaggaCCAACGCACTGGGGTCGCGCGCTTTTAGTGGGTTGGGCACGACATCGCAGAGCCTTAAGTTGGCGCAACCGTGCGGTTCCCTCCAGTTGGGGGAGAAACTGGAAAATTATTCTTGGACACTCCCACTTCGAACTGAGGCCATTTGTAAGCATTGTATGCAGGATGTTACGTCCAACTTTAATACAGCTCCAATGGAACCATGTTCTGTTCATACTTTGAACATTTCCTGGGGAGCGTTTTTGGAGTTTCTCATTTACACTTCACCTTCCGTTGTCATGACGTGTGGCCACCGCATGTGTGAAAgttccttcctctctttcacaTTGTTTCCCTACTCTACAGCGGAGGTTGCGGTATCTATTCGTGTGGAGGAACTCCCAGTGTACGACATTATTCCTCCTTCAATGACAATGCCTTTATGCGCTGACGTCGTCTCCATGTATTACCATCACGAGTTTGAGGAATTACGCCAGTGCGTTGCTCAAACTATTGCTATTGTTCAAACCGCATTGAGCCCCCAAATGAGTCAGCAAGTCGGAATGGCGAATCAAGCGAAGAATGCGAAGCAGACGTTTTCTCAACTCCTAAGCAGCCGTAATTGTATAACCGACGCTAACACAACTAATGTTActgaggaaagaggaagatcaTTGTTGAAGCAAGCGGAGGATCTTATTGGGCGCTTGTCGTCGCTGCAGAGCACGGAAGGTCTCACCCAGGTTCGTTGTGGCGAAATGGCGGAACTTATTATTGATACTCAGGATTGGTTTGCTGCGTATGTCGCTCTGCTGGAGCGCCGCGGAGGAAAGGTTTCCTCACTGGTGGACACATTGAACCTGGATTGCACATCCTGGGCGTTAGATATGGCGAGAAGCTACTGTGTTCGACCGGACGAGCCCTCATCCTTTTTGGCGGTAGCGCTTAGGGCTATAGGAATATGGTCGGAAAGCTCACAAGATTCCTTCAGAAGTGATTTGGCTCCCTGCGGGGGTTATTGCCCAGCTCCCTTCGCCGATGCATACGCAGAAGACATCGAACTAACGGCCGTTGGCGAAGAAGTGCAAAAAGAATCCATGGAGAAAACTGTGGAGTTTGTGCTTGGTGTTTCCCCTTCCAATCCAACAGATGCATCTTCTCCGTTTGCAGCCATTTGCTCGGTATCTGATGCGCTTGAAGTGTTGGGTGAAGGAGTCACCAAAACGAAAGCAACATTCAAGCACGTTGTGGATTGCTTTTATCCATGGGACAAGGGAGAGACGTTCCGCGCAACGGTGGAAGTGATGTTCCCTACCCATTTCGCAGCATTGCAATACCTTTACACGGAGGGCAAAGTGGAGGAGTTGATGTTATCACTTTCCCGTTGTCGTGCCTTCAAACCGcagggggggaaaacaaacagcgATTTCTTCATCACGTTAGATGGACGTTTTTTGCTGAAGCAGATTAAGCAGGCGGAGTTGCTGCACTTCGCCGAATTTGGTCCGCGATACTTCACCCAGTTGCGTAAGGTCTATAGTCGTGCGATCAGAAGTGGAGTTCGTGTAGGGTCGGTGCCATTTGGGTGTTCACTGGGCAAAGTCCTTGGTCTGTTCTCTTTGCATGTGAAAGGGCGGAAGCGACTCTCGGATTCCTCCACGGAAGCCCGCTTCTTCGTTGTAATGGAAAGCGTTTTCTACTCCCGCCAACCAGACGTCATGTACGACCTGAAGGGAAGTCAGCGGAACCGTGTAGCGCGTGAGGGATCAGTGGTTCTTTTGGATCAAGACCTCGCTAAGATCCTCTGCAGgggctcttttttcttctgttccgGCGAGACCAAAAATCTCTTCATGGATAGCATAACATGCGATGCGCACCTGCTGGCTACCAGCTCCATTATGGACTACTCGCTTATTGTTGGAGTCGATCACACAACCCGCCAACTTTACGTTGGAATAATTGACTATCTTCATCCCTACACAGGGGCCAAAGCCATAGAATCTAAGGTAAAAGCGGGACTGGAAACCGTTCTTGGTGGCCAGGGGCGCGACCCAACCATTATTGATCCTCCCAGCTACCGAGAGAGATTCACGCGGTGGTTAGGAGATTGTGTGTTTAGTGTGCCCACAAAAAGACTCGCCGTGCCGTGGGTTacggggagggaaggaaagtcAGGGGATTCATGCAGTTTGGCTTAA
- a CDS encoding 65 kDa invariant surface glycoprotein, translating to MLVSLHFFCCRALLLTLASWAAASGDDDEPSTRLHKSLGSDALQVVCHIKRIADLARKDTPTYILNRIREREASALHAVGRVKHYIDQVNAIIAMRKGTPDGEKTEPLMTKIYQLCGEAEAAANSASSTVGKARAKAETAAGNVMKHAAEVSGSPQDRTTDGTGLRQLLDWHCKGNVRIPTEFECVSYGPSSSSSDGSSGSTVDCTQRRPDVNYKTLDSAKMKAAMEKWVSVKPPASETVSTGCRNYNTNEYLCAELEKWVPSYRRLTEGMLALEQALREVSFVAGAVERQWTIAYHLYNEVEKNHDFESLSQVVNKKKHEIEATRNSTEDMEFLHRNGSFDDGLTDLSGCEGEENVGGNGDSTEGGPQSKEAAEALKKSQRSKKIIVFVTVGLVSLAVAVSIVAAFLCVCRRRRLRECRTHGGSLKGMRRTFSKEVIVKKSTRRVKHSERVKNYILHVYA from the coding sequence ATGCTGGTGtccctccatttcttttgcTGTCGTGCGCTGCTACTTACACTGGCCTCCTGGGCAGCAGCATCAGGAGACGATGACGAGCCGTCTACAAGATTACACAAGTCTCTAGGGAGCGATGCACTTCAGGTCGTATGTCATATAAAGCGGATTGCGGATCTGGCGCGAAAGGATACACCAACGTACATCCTAAACAGGATTAGGGAACGAGAAGCCTCAGCCTTGCATGCTGTGGGAAGGGTGAAGCACTATATAGATCAAGTCAATGCCATCATTGCAATGCGCAAGGGCACACCAGACGGTGAAAAGACAGAGCCCCTCATGACCAAAATTTATCAATTGTGTGGGGAGGCCGAGGCGGCTGCGAACTCCGCATCGAGTACTGTAGGAAAAGCGAGAGCGAAGGCTGAAACAGCCGCAGGGAATGTGATGAAGCACGCCGCTGAAGTGTCCGGGAGTCCTCAAGATAGAACAACGGACGGTACCGGCTTGCGGCAACTGCTCGATTGGCATTGCAAGGGCAACGTTCGCATTCCTACTGAATTTGAGTGTGTCTCTTACGGGCCTTCCAGCTCTTCATCAGATGGTAGCAGTGGGTCAACAGTGGATTGTACCCAGCGGCGCCCCGACGTGAACTACAAAACTTTAGATTCCgcaaaaatgaaagcagCCATGGAGAAATGGGTTAGTGTGAAACCACCCGCCTCGGAGACAGTTTCAACAGGATGCAGAAACTACAATACAAATGAATATTTGTGCGCGGAACTTGAGAAGTGGGTGCCGTCTTATAGACGGCTAACGGAAGGAATGCTTGCCCTGGAGCAGGCATTGCGTGAAGTTAGTTTTGTGGCAGGGGCAGTAGAGCGACAGTGGACAATTGCGTACCATCTTTATAATGAGGTGGAAAAGAATCATGATTTTGAATCCCTTTCACAAGTagttaataaaaaaaagcacgAGATTGAAGCAACAAGAAACAGCACAGAGGATATGGAATTTTTGCACCGCAACGGCTCCTTCGACGACGGACTTACTGACCTAAGTGGCTgcgagggggaggaaaacgtTGGCGGTAACGGTGACAGCACCGAAGGGGGTCCGCAGAGTAAAGAAGCAGCGGAAGCCTTGAAAAAGTCGCAAAGAAGTAAGAAAATTATTGTATTTGTAACAGTTGGTCTCGTCTCACTTGCAGTTGCCGTTTCCATAGTAGCGGCGTTCTTGTGCGTGTGCAGGAGGCGGCGGCTTCGAGAGTGCCGCACACACGGGGGAAGTCTCAAAGGAATGCGCAGAACCTTCAGCAAAGAAGTAATTGTAAAAAAGAGCACAAGGAGAGTAAAACATAGTGAAAGGgtaaaaaattatatattgCACGTTTACGCTTAG